One window of the Desulfovibrio desulfuricans genome contains the following:
- a CDS encoding (deoxy)nucleoside triphosphate pyrophosphohydrolase gives MQHIEVAAGIIWRGKRFLASQRLSDKPLEGYWEFPGGKLEAGESPEDALKRELAEELGVGVRQVVFWKSLDHEYVERGFSVRLYFFHVTEFVGEPCGEEGQNLRWVEPQEAFALGFLPADAVVLEELIARQPSIL, from the coding sequence ATGCAACATATAGAAGTAGCTGCGGGCATCATCTGGCGGGGCAAGAGGTTTCTGGCCAGCCAGCGCCTCAGCGACAAGCCTCTTGAAGGGTACTGGGAGTTTCCCGGCGGCAAGCTCGAGGCCGGAGAAAGTCCGGAAGACGCCCTCAAACGCGAACTGGCAGAAGAGCTGGGCGTGGGCGTGCGGCAGGTCGTGTTCTGGAAAAGCCTTGACCATGAATATGTGGAGCGCGGCTTCAGCGTGCGGCTGTATTTTTTTCATGTCACCGAATTCGTGGGCGAACCCTGTGGCGAAGAAGGGCAAAACCTGCGGTGGGTTGAGCCGCAGGAGGCCTTTGCCCTCGGATTTTTGCCTGCCGATGCCGTGGTGCTTGAAGAACTCATAGCGAGGCAACCGAGCATTCTTTGA
- a CDS encoding ATP-binding cassette domain-containing protein, which produces MKITIQELSKAFGGRDILSNFSLEVDSGVRLCVCGPNGTGKSTLLRLLAGVESPDGGRVILPRGCRLGFVEQELSEESLETPLLAYVLDVLHDWSDFWAEWEEAAASKDESRLTSLMHRQGELEALYGYNPEHRAKAVLSGLGFAENKWNRTLRELSGGWRERAKLARVLTAGADVLLLDEPTNHLDVEAVEWLESFLMDFSGALVFVAHDRVFMDNVGTHVLYLGLSKPVFRKATYTQFLTLQDEYNAQREREARALKDDLDRKMAFVERFRAKATKARQAGSRMKMAKKLEKELEDYRPEPKRKDLNFSWPEAPHSEKIVLSAADLEFHFGDGKTMWPPLTLTLFRGQRVALVGHNGCGKSTLLKLLAGTLERCGGNMVTASQMRMGYYTQHQMDTLRGDTTVLGEIRRLSDPHTTEEELMSVLGLFMLGQDYFERQVSALSGGEKSRLVLATLFLKRCNFLLLDEPTNHLDLESREALVSALQKFNGTLLMVAHDRWLLSQVGAEAWELNENGLTVFPDFASYDENRRARQNGLGESPQSAANASGNSARQTDVPAAQPLSRDEQKRIKREQADRRNALHKELKPLQNRYEALETELASVLDQQALVEGQLADPDVYADHARSSDLLKTFESCKQRSEAILEEMTTLEEGMTAVREKWNVEQD; this is translated from the coding sequence GTGAAGATCACCATACAGGAACTTTCCAAGGCATTTGGCGGACGGGACATTCTCAGCAACTTTTCGCTGGAAGTGGATTCCGGTGTACGGCTGTGCGTTTGCGGGCCCAACGGTACGGGTAAATCCACCTTGTTGCGCCTCCTGGCCGGGGTGGAGAGCCCTGACGGCGGGCGGGTGATTCTGCCGCGCGGCTGCCGCCTTGGCTTTGTGGAGCAGGAGCTTTCAGAGGAATCCCTCGAAACGCCGCTGCTGGCCTATGTACTGGACGTGCTGCACGACTGGAGCGATTTTTGGGCCGAATGGGAAGAAGCCGCCGCCAGTAAGGACGAGTCGCGCCTGACCTCCCTGATGCACCGTCAGGGCGAGCTTGAGGCGCTCTACGGCTACAATCCCGAGCATCGGGCCAAGGCCGTGCTTTCCGGTCTGGGCTTTGCCGAAAACAAGTGGAACCGAACCCTGCGCGAACTCTCCGGCGGCTGGCGCGAGCGCGCCAAGCTGGCCCGCGTGCTTACCGCCGGCGCCGATGTGCTGCTGCTGGACGAACCCACCAACCACCTCGACGTAGAAGCCGTGGAATGGCTGGAATCCTTTCTCATGGACTTCAGCGGCGCGCTGGTATTTGTGGCCCACGACCGTGTGTTCATGGATAATGTCGGCACGCACGTTCTCTACCTCGGGCTGTCCAAGCCCGTGTTCCGCAAAGCCACCTACACGCAGTTTCTGACCCTTCAGGACGAATACAACGCCCAGCGTGAGCGTGAAGCCCGCGCCCTCAAGGACGATCTTGACCGCAAGATGGCCTTTGTGGAGCGCTTTCGCGCCAAGGCCACCAAGGCCCGTCAGGCGGGTTCCCGGATGAAGATGGCCAAAAAGCTCGAAAAAGAGCTGGAAGACTACAGACCGGAACCCAAGCGCAAGGATCTGAATTTCAGCTGGCCCGAAGCTCCGCATTCAGAAAAGATTGTTCTGTCTGCTGCGGATCTGGAATTTCATTTTGGCGATGGCAAAACCATGTGGCCGCCCCTGACCCTGACCCTGTTCCGTGGGCAGCGGGTGGCGCTGGTGGGGCACAACGGCTGCGGCAAGTCCACCCTGCTCAAGCTGCTGGCTGGCACGCTGGAACGCTGCGGCGGCAATATGGTCACGGCATCGCAGATGCGCATGGGCTACTACACCCAGCATCAGATGGACACCTTGCGGGGCGATACCACTGTGCTTGGCGAGATCCGCCGTCTTTCAGATCCGCACACCACGGAAGAAGAGCTGATGAGCGTTCTCGGGCTCTTCATGCTGGGGCAGGACTATTTTGAACGGCAGGTGAGCGCCCTTTCGGGTGGCGAAAAAAGCCGCCTTGTGCTGGCAACGCTGTTTTTGAAGCGCTGCAACTTTCTGTTGCTGGACGAACCCACCAACCATCTTGACCTCGAAAGCCGCGAAGCCCTGGTGAGCGCGCTACAGAAGTTTAACGGAACCCTGCTCATGGTGGCGCATGACCGCTGGCTGCTCTCGCAGGTTGGGGCTGAAGCCTGGGAACTCAATGAAAATGGGCTGACCGTATTCCCCGACTTTGCCTCGTATGACGAAAACCGCCGCGCCCGCCAGAACGGTTTGGGCGAAAGCCCCCAGAGTGCCGCCAATGCATCGGGCAACAGCGCCCGGCAGACGGACGTGCCCGCCGCGCAGCCATTGTCGCGCGATGAACAGAAGCGCATCAAGCGCGAACAGGCCGACAGGCGCAATGCCCTGCACAAGGAGCTGAAGCCCCTGCAAAACCGTTACGAAGCGCTGGAAACAGAGCTTGCCTCGGTGCTTGACCAGCAGGCCCTTGTGGAAGGCCAACTGGCCGACCCGGATGTGTATGCCGACCACGCCCGTTCCAGCGATCTGCTCAAGACCTTTGAATCGTGCAAGCAGCGTAGTGAAGCCATTCTGGAAGAAATGACCACGCTTGAAGAAGGCATGACGGCTGTGCGGGAAAAGTGGAACGTGGAGCAGGATTGA
- a CDS encoding NAD-dependent epimerase/dehydratase family protein, with product MTESAVYTPHLAGKKVLLTGGTGFVGRHLLPQLLEAGAQVTCLTRAASRTGHLPAGVETVQADLSTGQGLAEALHGKDVVIHMAALLFGLGWQDYLRANALAARSMASAITSLARAGNLGADFRFVLVSSLAATGPCGTAPGVDDATPPAPVSAYGWSKMLTEQVLGRALGQSLVTLRPPIIYGSGDKGLLPVFQGVMRAHVAVSPGAGREFPVSAVHADDMAQAVLCACKPEASGVYHLSDGEAYTMSGFCRVMGAAVDKALGRAPRNVCVVRMPLPVMACTAGLSTAFAVAADAVSRRLLGRGLRRAPAWNLDKYREARQAGWLCDNSRICCELGFAPRVSLEAGMTEAIDGYRREGWL from the coding sequence ATGACTGAAAGCGCCGTATATACACCGCATTTGGCGGGTAAAAAAGTGCTGCTTACGGGCGGCACTGGTTTTGTGGGGCGGCATCTGCTGCCGCAACTGCTGGAAGCCGGAGCGCAGGTCACCTGCCTCACTCGGGCTGCCTCGCGCACCGGGCATCTGCCTGCGGGCGTGGAAACAGTCCAGGCCGATCTGAGCACGGGGCAGGGGCTTGCAGAAGCCCTGCACGGCAAGGATGTGGTCATCCACATGGCGGCCCTGCTTTTTGGCCTTGGCTGGCAGGATTATCTGCGGGCCAACGCCCTTGCCGCCCGCAGCATGGCCAGCGCAATAACCAGCCTTGCCCGCGCTGGAAACCTTGGGGCGGACTTTCGCTTTGTGCTGGTTTCAAGCCTCGCGGCAACCGGCCCCTGCGGCACGGCCCCCGGTGTGGACGATGCCACGCCGCCTGCGCCGGTTTCCGCCTATGGCTGGTCAAAAATGCTTACCGAGCAGGTGCTTGGGCGCGCTCTTGGGCAAAGTCTTGTAACCCTACGCCCGCCCATCATTTATGGCTCGGGCGACAAGGGCCTGCTGCCGGTATTTCAGGGGGTTATGCGTGCCCATGTGGCCGTGAGCCCCGGCGCTGGACGCGAGTTCCCGGTCAGCGCCGTACATGCGGACGACATGGCCCAGGCCGTGCTGTGCGCATGCAAACCCGAAGCCAGCGGCGTTTATCATCTGAGTGACGGCGAGGCCTATACCATGTCCGGCTTTTGCCGGGTCATGGGCGCAGCGGTGGACAAGGCCCTTGGCCGCGCACCCCGCAATGTGTGCGTAGTGCGCATGCCTTTGCCCGTCATGGCTTGTACTGCCGGGCTGTCTACGGCCTTTGCCGTGGCTGCCGATGCCGTGTCCCGCCGCCTTTTGGGGCGTGGGCTGCGGCGCGCCCCGGCCTGGAATCTGGACAAATACCGTGAAGCCCGTCAGGCCGGGTGGCTGTGCGACAACAGCCGCATCTGCTGCGAACTGGGTTTTGCGCCGCGCGTGAGCCTTGAGGCAGGTATGACCGAAGCCATCGACGGCTACCGCCGCGAGGGCTGGTTGTGA
- a CDS encoding dihydroorotate dehydrogenase, whose translation MDLSVTLKGQTHDLTLKNPVLTASGTFGYGLEFASYGDLASLGGLVAKGLSLLPRQGNATPRIVETTAGMLNAVGLQNDGVEVFCQDKLPRLPWQETAVIANIYAGSVEEFAELAARLNAEEGVAALEVNVSCPNVKEGGVLFGQDPALAAQVTAAVRRAAPGKHVMVKLSPNVTDIALMARSVEDAGADSISCINTLLGMSVDLNSRKPSLANVVGGLSGPAIKPVALRCVWQVARAVNIPVIGVGGIVTAEDALEFLLVGARAVQVGTGNFMRPDCAFALAEELPALCEKLGIEDLGAYCGSLDLD comes from the coding sequence ATGGATCTTTCCGTCACACTCAAGGGGCAGACGCATGATCTGACCCTTAAGAACCCTGTGCTCACGGCTTCAGGCACCTTCGGCTACGGGCTGGAGTTTGCCTCTTACGGCGATCTTGCCTCGCTTGGCGGTCTGGTCGCCAAGGGTCTTTCCCTGTTGCCACGTCAGGGCAACGCCACGCCGCGTATTGTGGAAACCACCGCGGGCATGCTTAACGCCGTGGGTCTGCAAAATGACGGAGTCGAGGTTTTCTGCCAAGACAAGCTCCCCCGCCTGCCCTGGCAGGAAACAGCAGTTATCGCCAATATTTACGCCGGTTCGGTGGAGGAATTCGCCGAGCTTGCCGCCCGCCTCAATGCGGAAGAAGGCGTTGCCGCCCTTGAGGTGAACGTCTCCTGCCCCAACGTCAAGGAAGGCGGCGTGCTGTTTGGCCAGGATCCGGCGCTTGCCGCCCAGGTCACGGCTGCCGTGCGCCGCGCCGCGCCGGGCAAGCACGTTATGGTCAAGCTCTCGCCCAATGTGACGGATATCGCCCTTATGGCCCGGAGCGTTGAAGACGCGGGCGCGGACAGTATCTCGTGCATCAACACGCTGCTCGGCATGTCTGTGGATCTGAACAGTCGCAAGCCCTCGCTGGCCAACGTGGTGGGTGGCCTTTCCGGCCCTGCCATCAAGCCCGTGGCCCTGCGCTGCGTGTGGCAGGTGGCCCGCGCCGTGAACATCCCCGTTATCGGTGTGGGCGGCATTGTCACCGCCGAAGACGCGCTGGAATTTTTGCTGGTGGGCGCGCGCGCCGTGCAGGTTGGCACGGGCAACTTCATGCGGCCCGACTGCGCCTTTGCCCTGGCAGAGGAACTCCCCGCCCTGTGTGAAAAGCTGGGCATTGAAGACCTGGGCGCTTATTGCGGCAGCCTGGATTTGGACTAA
- a CDS encoding iron-sulfur cluster-binding protein, translating to MSQTSSCELDVLDLVPFGQTGNESRFFALRLSRPEWTRWRPGQFVMIRPRNFGLDIPWARPLGICHMTSRHMICFFQVRGKGTRRMSELRSGDKVRVWGPLGNGFAVEPDTPTLLLAGGMGIVPFVGYVSEHPKPWNVSMLFGHREHISCYPVDSINEHVPLDSLREAESGDLDDFIFTIQERMSEYAEQKGLVLACGPTPFMRTVQKFAAELGVRCQVSLENRMACGVGACLGCVTKTTEAWPVEAKREGLVQVCNHGPVFWSDQVEL from the coding sequence ATGTCACAAACATCTTCTTGCGAGCTTGATGTTCTCGATCTTGTGCCTTTTGGGCAGACCGGCAACGAAAGCCGCTTTTTTGCGTTGCGCCTCTCCCGCCCCGAGTGGACTCGGTGGCGGCCTGGGCAGTTTGTCATGATCCGTCCCCGAAATTTCGGGCTGGATATCCCTTGGGCGCGTCCTCTTGGCATCTGCCATATGACCTCCCGGCATATGATCTGCTTTTTCCAGGTGCGCGGCAAAGGCACAAGGCGCATGTCCGAGCTGCGCTCCGGCGACAAGGTTCGCGTATGGGGGCCGCTGGGCAACGGGTTTGCCGTTGAGCCGGACACTCCGACCCTGCTGCTGGCAGGCGGCATGGGCATAGTCCCCTTTGTGGGCTACGTGAGCGAGCATCCCAAGCCGTGGAATGTGTCCATGCTCTTTGGGCACCGCGAGCACATCAGTTGCTATCCAGTGGACAGCATCAACGAGCACGTGCCGCTGGACAGCCTGCGCGAAGCGGAATCCGGCGATCTGGACGATTTTATTTTTACCATTCAGGAGCGCATGAGCGAATACGCCGAGCAGAAGGGCCTTGTGCTTGCCTGCGGGCCTACCCCCTTTATGCGCACCGTGCAGAAGTTTGCCGCCGAGCTTGGCGTTCGCTGCCAGGTTTCGCTTGAAAACCGCATGGCCTGCGGTGTGGGTGCATGCCTTGGCTGCGTGACCAAAACCACAGAAGCCTGGCCGGTTGAAGCAAAGCGCGAAGGCCTGGTGCAGGTGTGCAACCACGGCCCGGTATTCTGGTCGGATCAGGTAGAACTGTAG
- a CDS encoding M24 family metallopeptidase, protein MSDIFASRRENLRRAMRLRGLDAMLISQAANRFYLSGFELHDPQFNESAGRLVITSDGHDWLATDGRYLDAASRIWDRERIFIYGGNAARELHGLLRRCGSRIGIEANGVSLTFARDLTDAGSGLYCEAADGMVERLRRIKEPCEISALEKSFALNHKLMKWVEGQLEPGRTEADISWLIERFFRENGASELAFANIVAVGKNAALPHAIPGQDAVTDNCPVLVDVGCRVENYCSDQTRTFWVGTAPTDEFRRALDLTRQAQTAAIEGMRPGMPLRMAYALAHDVFAKAGVANAFTHGLGHGVGLETHEAPSLSPRAEGVLEPGMVVTVEPGLYYPQWGGIRWEYTVLVEKDGVRIL, encoded by the coding sequence ATGAGTGACATCTTCGCTTCCCGCCGTGAAAACCTCCGGCGTGCCATGCGCTTGCGCGGGCTTGACGCCATGCTCATCAGCCAGGCTGCCAACAGGTTTTATCTTTCCGGTTTTGAGCTGCATGATCCACAGTTTAACGAAAGCGCAGGCAGACTTGTCATCACATCTGATGGGCACGACTGGTTGGCAACAGACGGCCGCTATCTGGACGCAGCCTCACGCATCTGGGATCGCGAACGCATCTTTATATACGGCGGCAACGCAGCGCGCGAACTGCACGGATTGCTCAGGCGCTGCGGCAGCCGCATTGGCATTGAGGCCAACGGCGTCAGCCTCACCTTTGCCCGCGATCTGACTGACGCTGGCTCCGGCCTGTATTGCGAGGCGGCTGACGGCATGGTCGAGCGCCTGCGCCGCATCAAGGAACCCTGCGAAATCTCCGCGCTGGAAAAATCTTTTGCGCTCAACCACAAACTGATGAAATGGGTTGAGGGCCAGTTGGAGCCGGGACGCACAGAGGCCGACATAAGCTGGCTCATTGAGCGCTTTTTTCGCGAAAACGGCGCTTCGGAACTTGCTTTTGCCAACATTGTGGCCGTGGGCAAAAACGCCGCCCTGCCCCATGCCATCCCCGGTCAGGACGCTGTTACAGACAACTGCCCGGTTCTGGTCGATGTGGGCTGCCGCGTTGAGAACTACTGCTCTGACCAGACCCGCACCTTCTGGGTGGGTACGGCACCGACTGACGAGTTCCGCCGTGCGCTCGACCTTACCCGGCAGGCGCAGACGGCGGCCATAGAGGGCATGCGCCCCGGCATGCCTTTGCGCATGGCCTATGCGCTGGCGCATGATGTTTTTGCCAAAGCTGGCGTCGCCAATGCCTTTACGCACGGCCTCGGGCACGGCGTGGGCCTTGAAACCCACGAAGCACCCAGCCTTTCGCCCCGCGCTGAGGGTGTTCTGGAACCTGGCATGGTTGTGACCGTTGAGCCGGGGCTCTACTATCCTCAATGGGGCGGCATCCGCTGGGAATACACCGTGCTGGTTGAAAAAGACGGCGTCAGAATCCTTTAA
- the aroL gene encoding shikimate kinase AroL: MSILFLVGARASGKTTIGKALARSLGLPFADTDQHLLHRAGRTVEQIVAAEGWPGFRSRESQALQEVVDAHPAGCVVSTGGGMVLAEENRRLMRQRGMVVFLDAPVQTLAERLSRNPVNNQRPSLTGKGLIEEIGQILNERRHLYEQAAHHIVDASRPMPVVCQHIEQLLQERKPQDHAKA; this comes from the coding sequence ATGAGCATTCTCTTTCTGGTGGGCGCGCGGGCTTCGGGCAAAACAACCATCGGCAAGGCGCTTGCCAGAAGCCTCGGCCTGCCCTTTGCCGACACTGATCAGCATTTGCTGCACCGGGCGGGCCGTACTGTAGAGCAGATTGTGGCCGCAGAGGGCTGGCCCGGCTTCCGCAGCCGGGAAAGTCAGGCTTTGCAGGAAGTGGTGGACGCACACCCCGCTGGCTGCGTCGTTTCCACCGGGGGCGGCATGGTGCTGGCGGAAGAAAATCGCCGCCTCATGCGCCAACGCGGCATGGTTGTTTTTCTCGATGCCCCTGTGCAGACCCTTGCCGAAAGACTGAGCCGCAACCCTGTCAACAACCAGCGCCCTTCGCTAACCGGTAAGGGACTCATTGAAGAAATCGGCCAGATTCTGAACGAACGGCGGCATCTTTATGAACAAGCCGCGCACCACATAGTTGATGCATCGCGGCCCATGCCTGTTGTCTGCCAGCACATAGAGCAGCTCTTGCAGGAACGGAAGCCGCAGGACCACGCCAAGGCATGA